Proteins encoded together in one Impatiens glandulifera chromosome 1, dImpGla2.1, whole genome shotgun sequence window:
- the LOC124912183 gene encoding probable LRR receptor-like serine/threonine-protein kinase At1g56140, with protein sequence CYRKIYALDISGEIPNELFLLKKLKDLNLGQNVLSGKISSAIGQLSDMEYLSLGINNLSGELPTELGNLTKLRSLSFSSNNFNGSLPPHLGNLTSLQQLYIDSSGVSGPIPDELSNLKSLQILWASDNLFTGKLPEFLGSFKDLNVLRLEGTMLEGPIPYSYGSLTKLDDLRIGDLGGEDSSLDFLENLANLTIISLRNSRISGQIPAKLGTFTNLKSLDLSFNKLTGSIPKSFQNLGLLGYLYLGSNNLSGEVPRNIGYTTPLALDVSFNPLSGLIPPFVNTWNSIGTSIAQYRYGRRKEVQLLRCISNGKKCSNNTNPSTSFSIKCGGSEMETLDGNKFKNDSETLGAATVNIGGDHAWAVSNTGAFLSNPQGSKYTTETSSQITQTLNSELYKSARVSPSSLRYYGLGMKNGAYRIKLHFAEIQMDDDPNSWKGLGRRLFDIYIQGKRIEKDFNVRKEAGGSKRALMKVFEANVTNTILDIHFMWAGRGTCCIPFQSTYGPLVSAIHVSQILTNFSTFSPNN encoded by the exons TGTTACAGGAAAATATATGCCCTGGACATCTCTGGTGAAATTCCAAATGAACTGTTTCTATTGAAGAAACTTAAGGATCT GAATTTAGGCCAAAATGTATTGAGTGGTAAGATCTCATCAGCAATCGGACAACTCTCCGATATGGAATACCT AAGCCTAGGCATAAACAATCTCTCAGGGGAACTGCCGACAGAGCTTGGCAATCTCACTAAATTGCGTTCCTT AAGCTTTAGCTCCAACAATTTCAATGGATCATTACCTCCTCACCTTGGAAATCTGACCTCCTTACAACAGCT ATATATCGATAGCAGTGGTGTAAGCGGACCCATTCCAGATGAACTATCAAACTTGAAAAGTCTCCAAATCTT gtGGGCATCTGATAATCTATTCACAGGAAAGCTTCCGGAGTTCCTTGGATCTTTCAAAGATCTTAATGTCTT GAGACTTGAAGGAACAATGCTTGAGGGACCAATTCCTTACAGTTATGGTTCTCTAACAAAGCTAGATGACCT GAGGATCGGTGATCTAGGCGGGGAAGATTCTTCTCTCGACTTTTTGGAGAACCTCGCAAACCTGACCATAAT ATCCTTGAGGAACAGTAGAATTTCGGGTCAAATTCCTGCAAAGCTCGGAACTTTCACTAATCTGAAATCATT GGATTTGAGCTTCAACAAGCTGACGGGTTCAATTCCAAAATCCTTCCAGAATCTTGGTTTATTGGGATACTT ATATCTTGGAAGCAATAACTTGAGCGGTGAGGTGCCTCGAAATATTGGATATACTACTCCACTTGCACT cGATGTTTCCTTCAACCCTTTGTCTGGACTTATTCCTCCATTCGTCAACACATG GAATAGCATCGGAACGTCCATTGCACAGTACAGATACGGGAGAAG GAAAGAAGTCCAATTATTGAGATGCATATCAAATGGCAAAAAGTGCTCCAACAACACAAACCCATCAA CTTCATTTTCCATAAAATGTGGAGGCAGTGAAATGGAAACCTTGGATGGCAATAAATTTAAGAACGACTCAGAAACACTCGGAGCAGCCACGGTAAACATTGGCGGAGATCATGCATGGGCAGTAAGTAACACCGGAGCTTTCCTTTCCAACCCACAAGGATCAAAATACACGACAGAAACATCTTCACAAATTACCCAAACACTGAACTCCGAATTATACAAGTCGGCTAGAGTTTCACCCAGCTCCCTTAGGTACTACGGTCTTGGAATGAAGAACGGGGCGTATAGAATCAAGCTTCACTTTGCCGAGATTCAAATGGATGACGATCCCAATAGTTGGAAAGGCCTGGGAAGGCGCCTTTTCGATATCTATATTCAGGGGAAGAGAATAGAGAAGGATTTCAACGTTAGAAAAGAAGCAGGAGGATCGAAGAGAGCGTTGATGAAAGTATTTGAAGCAAACGTGACGAACACTATATTGGACATTCATTTTATGTGGGCTGGGAGAGGCACTTGTTGCATTCCATTTCAAAGCACATATGGACCTCTTGTTTCAGCCATTCATGTTTCTCAAATTCTAACAAATTTCTCCACTTTCTCTCCCAACAACTAG
- the LOC124912193 gene encoding secreted RxLR effector protein 161-like, giving the protein MEDCNPVSTPIEPDTKLSKFDGGERVDARRYQSLVGSLRYLTSTRPDLMLSVGITSRFMEDPSYTHYNYRLVGYSDSDWCGDVNDRKSTSGYVFLLGNTAFTWLSKKQPIITLSTCEAEYAVTSWSVCHAV; this is encoded by the exons ATGGAGGACTGTAACCCAGTTTCAACTCCAATAGAACCGGACACTAAACTCTCAAagtttgatggaggagaacgAGTTGATGCTAGGAGATATCAAAGCTTAGTCGGAAGTCTAAGGTATCTTACAAGCACGAGACCAGACCTAATGTTGAGTGTTGGGATAACAAGCAGATTCATGGAGGATCCAAGCTATACACATT ataactACCGATTAGTGGGTTACTCTGATAGTGATTGGTGTGGTGATGTTAATGACCGGAAAAGTACTTCGGGTTATGTATTCTTACTCGGAAATACGGCTTTTACTTGGTTGTCAAAGAAGCAGCCTATTATAACTCTGTCGACCTGCGAGGCAGAGTATGCGGTGACCTCTTGGAGTGTGTGTCATGCAGTATGA